A region of the Oceanihabitans sp. IOP_32 genome:
TAAGCTAAATACTAAATGATGAGTGTACGCACCACCTTTATAAAAAAGTAGTTTTAAAATTAAGGCAAAAATTGGCAAAAGAATAAATAACGATAGTGGTATTGTGTCAATTATTGCTTCATAAATTTCTCCGCCATTTCGTTGCTTATAAAACTTTAGACTTTGTTCATAAAACTTTCTTTTAAAATATCCAGCGTCTTCATCCATTCCCATAGCTTTATAGAGGGTTTCATTAGAAGCATTTCCAGAAAGTAAAGAATCTAATGTTTTAGCCCGTTTTCTGTCTATTTCTGAAATATTTTTCTCTTTCAACGGAAGCAAAACACTATCTATTTTTACGGAGTCTAAAACTTGTTGCGTTTTAGTTTTTAAACCATCAGAAATTAAAGGTTTTTCTAATGTTTTCTTTAACACAGTATCTATTTCTTGAACCTGATTTCTAACAACTGTCGTTGTCAATAAAAAGAAAAACACTATTGAAACGAACAAGAATAATTTCGCAGGATGTAAATACAGTAACCGCTTTCCCTCAATAAAACGACGTGCTAAATACCCTGGTTTAAATAACAGGGGGAAAAAGCTTTTAAAAAAGCGTGCATCAACCGAAAAATAATTATTTATTGTATTGTAAAATAAAACGCCAAAAGTAAGCTCTTCTTTTGTTTTTTGCCCACAATGCGGACAAAACAAAAAACCCTCTTCAAAATTTTCCTCGCAGTTTTTACAAGTATTATATTGTTTTCCCATTAAAATTAATGCTTCCTATAAAAATATAAAAAAATTCATTAATGTCCGACAAAAGACATAAGACCGCTTCGCTAATAGACATAAGAACCAAGACTTGATTCTAACTAACTGATAAACAGAAATACTTTAAATTAACAAAATGGCTCCTTTAAATCTTAATAATTATTTCAAATAAGCAAGGTGACATTTTAAAAAACGTGCAAAGTTCTTAATTTTAAAAGGATGGACAGCATTTTAATATTTTTAATCGGACACTAATGAAAAAATATTAACAAATGCGTAATATTCCAAATACTGATATACCAGAGATATACAAAACTTAAAGCTTGACTGGGTTTAGTAAATCTTAAGAACACAATGGCATTTAAACAAGATAGGTTTAACTTAAAGACCTCCTGATATTATAGTACTAAACGTATTAAAGAAATTGGTTTTTATTAATCGCTTAACGGCAGGAACATTATTCTGAGCAAAAAATAAAAATTGATTTCTGAATAAAATCGGACTTTTTAGTGCGTTTATAAAATCAGACACCAATAAAGATTTTCTGATACAAACTTTCTTTGACCGCACTAGAATTGTATTTCGCTCACTTTACCTCGAGC
Encoded here:
- a CDS encoding DUF3667 domain-containing protein, translated to MGKQYNTCKNCEENFEEGFLFCPHCGQKTKEELTFGVLFYNTINNYFSVDARFFKSFFPLLFKPGYLARRFIEGKRLLYLHPAKLFLFVSIVFFFLLTTTVVRNQVQEIDTVLKKTLEKPLISDGLKTKTQQVLDSVKIDSVLLPLKEKNISEIDRKRAKTLDSLLSGNASNETLYKAMGMDEDAGYFKRKFYEQSLKFYKQRNGGEIYEAIIDTIPLSLFILLPIFALILKLLFYKGGAYTHHLVFSLYYFSFLFTIFSFILIVNYFWDTSWIGFLLLLSTYFYLVIAIKRFYKKGWFSTFYKSALATFVYLMIVIPIAIVIISLVGFFFY